In Manduca sexta isolate Smith_Timp_Sample1 chromosome 23, JHU_Msex_v1.0, whole genome shotgun sequence, one DNA window encodes the following:
- the LOC115453131 gene encoding uncharacterized protein LOC115453131 codes for MADDEERLLPMLFFQETTGKRDFRHGEIKPKIETVYQGKSKCIRIRPPPLKYFHTMNEWKAPTLPMELFVTPKDVVRTNPRLGQRTYERPPDLNLAQVRKTRPRLVMTPAVSIDDMEDEDARQILLKNIYKATATKSMEDTAAYFPINSVQAPFPGLPAAANPFVFPKLNPSYVSPEWRMDSVTWEKKRLRAYCNPTKDFWMDQQLPQCRACREYATMKAYRTKRRQMKPGNR; via the exons atggctGATGACGAAGAACGCTTGCTACCGATGCTCTTCTTTCAAGAAACAACGGGTAAAAGAGATTTCAGACACGGCGAAATAAAACCAAAGATCGAAACAGTTTATCAAGGAAAATCTAAGTGCATTAGGATACGTCCTCCGCCTTTAAAGTATTTTCATACAATGAACGAGTGGAAGGCTCCTACCTTACCGATGGAGCTGTTTGTTACGCCTAAAGACGTTGTGCGCACCAATCCTCGACTTGGACAACGGACTTAT GAACGTCCTCCTGATCTGAATTTAGCGCAAGTTCGGAAGACGCGTCCTCGCCTCGTGATGACGCCGGCCGTCAGCATCGACGATATGGAAGACGAGGA CGCTCGTCAGATTCTCCTCAAAAACATCTACAAAGCGACGGCGACAAAATCCATGGAAGATACTGCAGCTTATTTCCCGATCAATAGCGTGCAGGCGCCCTTCCCGGGGCTGCCTGCTGCCGCCAATCCG TTTGTGTTCCCGAAATTAAATCCATCTTACGTATCGCCGGAATGGCGAATGGACTCGGTGACGTGGGAGAAAAAGCGTCTTCGAGCCTATTGCAATCCGACTAAAGATTTTTGGATGGATCAGCAATTACCCCA ATGCAGAGCATGCAGAGAGTATGCTACTATGAAAGCATACAGAACTAAGCGTCGACAAATGAAACCGGGAAACCGTTAG
- the LOC115453130 gene encoding uncharacterized protein LOC115453130: MPDIKTKADTMLFSYETTYKTHYRSYDIKAPVLTVYQKKPASVRPRAPPTKNVHTLRELREEVPFYLLHGRKAILHTNPWLVQKKYEEPPDLLREEAQKTRPRLVMTPAVSMDDIDDPNARRILCVDMYTTDTSKAMRDALTPHVNIEAPLPGLPARANPIVLPKLEPSYVSPEWRMETAAWDNKQLRAHCDPTRDFWLSLEPFKCRACDEFATITKHRRMLRQMKANRP; this comes from the exons atgcCGGACATAAAAACTAAAGCAGACACAATGCTTTTCTCATACGAGACCACGTACAAAACTCATTACCGTAGCTACGATATAAAGGCGCCCGTGTTAACAGTTTATCAAAAGAAACCAGCGTCAGTGCGACCCCGAGCTCCTCCCACCAAAAACGTTCATACCTTGAGGGAATTAAGGGAAGAGGTACCGTTCTACTTGTTACACGGGCGTAAAGCCATTCTTCATACTAATCCGTGGCTAGtgcagaaaaaatat gaGGAGCCTCCAGACCTCCTCAGAGAAGAAGCTCAAAAAACTCGCCCACGTTTAGTAATGACACCTGCAGTCAGTATGGATGACATCGATGATCCAAACGCCAGACGTATCCTGTGCGTGGACATGTACACCACGGACACCTCCAAAGCGATGAGAGACGCCCTCACTCCGCATGTTAATATTGAAGCGCCTCTGCCTGGCTTACCGGCTCGGGCTAATCCG ATCGTTCTGCCTAAACTGGAGCCTTCGTATGTGTCGCCGGAGTGGCGGATGGAGACAGCAGCGTGGGACAATAAGCAGTTGAGAGCCCACTGCGACCCTACAAGAGACTTCTGGCTCAGTCTTGAACcttttaa ATGCAGAGCTTGTGATGAGTTTGCGACCATCACCAAACACAGGAGAATGCTTCGACAGATGAAGGCTAATAGGCCTTAG